Proteins encoded by one window of Elaeis guineensis isolate ETL-2024a chromosome 12, EG11, whole genome shotgun sequence:
- the LOC105054974 gene encoding uncharacterized protein isoform X1 yields MASISGLRSLNRYSLSSLRSFVAKSKGTMRSPSSAASRTATASSPSPTRRFPSFSRSPVELGCLNGTLFPLHSAVAAARLTSCLSLTSRSCRALSQDLMSQVMFEKE; encoded by the exons ATGGCTTCGATCTCCGGCCTTCGATCCCTAAACCgttactctctctcttctctccgatCATTCGTCGCCAAATCCAAGGGAACGATGCGGTCCCCTTCCTCCGCCGCCTCCCGAACCGCCACCGCCTCCTCCCCTTCTCCAACTCGCCGTTTCCCATCGTTCTCGAG GTCTCCGGTGGAACTTGGATGCTTGAATGGGACTCTGTTCCCCCTTCACAGTGCCGTGGCGGCGGCGAGGCTGACGTCGTGTTTGAGCTTGACGTCTCGGAGCTGCAGGGCTCTCTCACAGG ATCTGATGAGCCAAGTCATGTTCGAAAAGGAATAA
- the LOC105054974 gene encoding uncharacterized protein isoform X2: protein MASISGLRSLNRYSLSSLRSFVAKSKGTMRSPSSAASRTATASSPSPTRRFPSFSRSPVELGCLNGTLFPLHSAVAAARLTSCLSLTSRSCRALSQDGIDGT, encoded by the exons ATGGCTTCGATCTCCGGCCTTCGATCCCTAAACCgttactctctctcttctctccgatCATTCGTCGCCAAATCCAAGGGAACGATGCGGTCCCCTTCCTCCGCCGCCTCCCGAACCGCCACCGCCTCCTCCCCTTCTCCAACTCGCCGTTTCCCATCGTTCTCGAG GTCTCCGGTGGAACTTGGATGCTTGAATGGGACTCTGTTCCCCCTTCACAGTGCCGTGGCGGCGGCGAGGCTGACGTCGTGTTTGAGCTTGACGTCTCGGAGCTGCAGGGCTCTCTCACAGG ATGGAATTGATGGTACGTga
- the LOC105054975 gene encoding RGS1-HXK1-interacting protein 1 isoform X4: MAAAAESGSSSESVVAGPPPSAARGGGAGEVSQWVEYAVQQALDLKKTLGDATDAAFGAAESSLVHAVSASKSSLQEARGMMEWVKGQYTVGEELVFGKIKEGVIVAASHPSLSLGIAGTAGLVLFKRPRRFVIWNVRRIFVSNESLLSDAQAKVNELRQSVNLVKNESKKLEERALKAEEEMREGRMKLIEEGRGIRNELRYVNKIEKKAADLKDVINELPIGEASRYRSESYAYMRF, from the exons ATGGCGGCAGCGGCGGAGTCCGGAAGTAGCTCAGAGAGCGTGGTGGCGGGGCCGCCGCCGTCAGCGGCCaggggaggaggtgcgggggAGGTGAGTCAATGGGTGGAGTACGCCGTCCAGCAAGCGTTGGATCTCAAGAAAACCCTCGGCGACGCCACCGATGCCGCCTTCGGGGCCGCCGAGTCCAGCCTAGTCCACGCCGTCTCCGCCTCTAAATCAAGTCTCCAGGAAGCCAGA gGCATGATGGAATGGGTTAAAGGCCAGTACACTGTTGGCGAAGAGTTGGTCTTTGGGAAGATTAAAG AGGGCGTTATTGTTGCAGCATCACATCCGAGCCTCTCTCTTGGAATTGCTGGAACAGCAGGGCTAGTCCTGTTTAAAA GACCAAGGCGCTTTGTGATCTGGAATGTGAGACGTATTTTCGTAAGTAATGAG TCTTTGCTTTCTGATGCTCAAGCCAAAGTAAATGAGTTGCGGCAATCAGTCAATCTCGTGAAGAATGAAAGCAAAAAATTAGAG GAAAGGGCTTTAAAAGCAGAAGAGGAAATGAGAGAAGGAAGGATGAAGCTTAT AGAAGAAGGACGTGGAATTCGAAATGAATTACGTTATGTCAACAAGATTGAGAAAAAAGCAGCAG ATCTAAAAGATGTGATTAATGAACTTCCCATAGGAGAAGCATCTCGGTACCGATCAGAG AGTTATGCATACATGAGATTCTGA
- the LOC105054975 gene encoding RGS1-HXK1-interacting protein 1 isoform X1 — MAAAAESGSSSESVVAGPPPSAARGGGAGEVSQWVEYAVQQALDLKKTLGDATDAAFGAAESSLVHAVSASKSSLQEARGMMEWVKGQYTVGEELVFGKIKEGVIVAASHPSLSLGIAGTAGLVLFKRPRRFVIWNVRRIFVSNESLLSDAQAKVNELRQSVNLVKNESKKLEERALKAEEEMREGRMKLIEEGRGIRNELRYVNKIEKKAADLKDVINELPIGEASRYRSEVSTLVSQVKKEKKALSGAFSKIINYGIPM; from the exons ATGGCGGCAGCGGCGGAGTCCGGAAGTAGCTCAGAGAGCGTGGTGGCGGGGCCGCCGCCGTCAGCGGCCaggggaggaggtgcgggggAGGTGAGTCAATGGGTGGAGTACGCCGTCCAGCAAGCGTTGGATCTCAAGAAAACCCTCGGCGACGCCACCGATGCCGCCTTCGGGGCCGCCGAGTCCAGCCTAGTCCACGCCGTCTCCGCCTCTAAATCAAGTCTCCAGGAAGCCAGA gGCATGATGGAATGGGTTAAAGGCCAGTACACTGTTGGCGAAGAGTTGGTCTTTGGGAAGATTAAAG AGGGCGTTATTGTTGCAGCATCACATCCGAGCCTCTCTCTTGGAATTGCTGGAACAGCAGGGCTAGTCCTGTTTAAAA GACCAAGGCGCTTTGTGATCTGGAATGTGAGACGTATTTTCGTAAGTAATGAG TCTTTGCTTTCTGATGCTCAAGCCAAAGTAAATGAGTTGCGGCAATCAGTCAATCTCGTGAAGAATGAAAGCAAAAAATTAGAG GAAAGGGCTTTAAAAGCAGAAGAGGAAATGAGAGAAGGAAGGATGAAGCTTAT AGAAGAAGGACGTGGAATTCGAAATGAATTACGTTATGTCAACAAGATTGAGAAAAAAGCAGCAG ATCTAAAAGATGTGATTAATGAACTTCCCATAGGAGAAGCATCTCGGTACCGATCAGAG GTATCTACCCTTGTCTCTCAGgtcaagaaagagaaaaaagctcTCAGTGGTGCCTTCTCAAAGATTATCAATTATGGAATACCAATGTGA
- the LOC105054975 gene encoding RGS1-HXK1-interacting protein 1 isoform X2: MAAAAESGSSSESVVAGPPPSAARGGGAGEVSQWVEYAVQQALDLKKTLGDATDAAFGAAESSLVHAVSASKSSLQEARGMMEWVKGQYTVGEELVFGKIKEGVIVAASHPSLSLGIAGTAGLVLFKRPRRFVIWNVRRIFVSNESLLSDAQAKVNELRQSVNLVKNESKKLEERALKAEEEMREGRMKLIEEGRGIRNELRYVNKIEKKAADLKDVINELPIGEASRYRSEGCGVKDDGLVASGLIIFKRDCHG, encoded by the exons ATGGCGGCAGCGGCGGAGTCCGGAAGTAGCTCAGAGAGCGTGGTGGCGGGGCCGCCGCCGTCAGCGGCCaggggaggaggtgcgggggAGGTGAGTCAATGGGTGGAGTACGCCGTCCAGCAAGCGTTGGATCTCAAGAAAACCCTCGGCGACGCCACCGATGCCGCCTTCGGGGCCGCCGAGTCCAGCCTAGTCCACGCCGTCTCCGCCTCTAAATCAAGTCTCCAGGAAGCCAGA gGCATGATGGAATGGGTTAAAGGCCAGTACACTGTTGGCGAAGAGTTGGTCTTTGGGAAGATTAAAG AGGGCGTTATTGTTGCAGCATCACATCCGAGCCTCTCTCTTGGAATTGCTGGAACAGCAGGGCTAGTCCTGTTTAAAA GACCAAGGCGCTTTGTGATCTGGAATGTGAGACGTATTTTCGTAAGTAATGAG TCTTTGCTTTCTGATGCTCAAGCCAAAGTAAATGAGTTGCGGCAATCAGTCAATCTCGTGAAGAATGAAAGCAAAAAATTAGAG GAAAGGGCTTTAAAAGCAGAAGAGGAAATGAGAGAAGGAAGGATGAAGCTTAT AGAAGAAGGACGTGGAATTCGAAATGAATTACGTTATGTCAACAAGATTGAGAAAAAAGCAGCAG ATCTAAAAGATGTGATTAATGAACTTCCCATAGGAGAAGCATCTCGGTACCGATCAGAG GGTTGTGGAGTGAAAGATGATGGACTGGTTGCATCTGGATTGATCATCTTTAAAAGGGACTGTCATGGTTAA
- the LOC105054975 gene encoding RGS1-HXK1-interacting protein 1 isoform X3: MAAAAESGSSSESVVAGPPPSAARGGGAGEVSQWVEYAVQQALDLKKTLGDATDAAFGAAESSLVHAVSASKSSLQEARGMMEWVKGQYTVGEELVFGKIKEGVIVAASHPSLSLGIAGTAGLVLFKRPRRFVIWNVRRIFVSNESLLSDAQAKVNELRQSVNLVKNESKKLEERALKAEEEMREGRMKLIEEGRGIRNELRYVNKIEKKAADLKDVINELPIGEASRYRSEFNLKPMHFKLVMNT; this comes from the exons ATGGCGGCAGCGGCGGAGTCCGGAAGTAGCTCAGAGAGCGTGGTGGCGGGGCCGCCGCCGTCAGCGGCCaggggaggaggtgcgggggAGGTGAGTCAATGGGTGGAGTACGCCGTCCAGCAAGCGTTGGATCTCAAGAAAACCCTCGGCGACGCCACCGATGCCGCCTTCGGGGCCGCCGAGTCCAGCCTAGTCCACGCCGTCTCCGCCTCTAAATCAAGTCTCCAGGAAGCCAGA gGCATGATGGAATGGGTTAAAGGCCAGTACACTGTTGGCGAAGAGTTGGTCTTTGGGAAGATTAAAG AGGGCGTTATTGTTGCAGCATCACATCCGAGCCTCTCTCTTGGAATTGCTGGAACAGCAGGGCTAGTCCTGTTTAAAA GACCAAGGCGCTTTGTGATCTGGAATGTGAGACGTATTTTCGTAAGTAATGAG TCTTTGCTTTCTGATGCTCAAGCCAAAGTAAATGAGTTGCGGCAATCAGTCAATCTCGTGAAGAATGAAAGCAAAAAATTAGAG GAAAGGGCTTTAAAAGCAGAAGAGGAAATGAGAGAAGGAAGGATGAAGCTTAT AGAAGAAGGACGTGGAATTCGAAATGAATTACGTTATGTCAACAAGATTGAGAAAAAAGCAGCAG ATCTAAAAGATGTGATTAATGAACTTCCCATAGGAGAAGCATCTCGGTACCGATCAGAG TTCAACCTGAAGCCTATGCACTTCAAATTGGTTATGAATACTTGA